The Fusarium falciforme chromosome 8, complete sequence region GTTGGATTCGCCGCGGCTCGAGACTTGTTGGCACCTCAACGTTGGACTTTCTTTCAACACAGTCGTTAGCGAAGCCCTTTCAGCAATCGTACCAAGCACCAAGGTCGTGACTGTGATGAGCTCTCATTTCTGCTAGACATTTTGTTGGGCACACTCTTGAACAGCGAGTTTTTGAAACCCGAAGAGTTATTTGCTCTTAGtattttcttcctctttgagTTGAGCTGATAGGAATGATGGAGCCGttcaccgaggaggagaaggtaTGTTATTACCCTTTATAGGTTCTAGGGTCGCTGACATAGTGTTTTCAAAGCGACTGCTTCTCACGGAGATAATCAAGAACAGCCAGCTGGATGTGAAGATTCTCGGaagatttattaaatctaACCGTATCGAGCCCAACTGGATGCGAATGCAGCTTCCAGGAGGTATGCGCATCTATTTGTACTCTCTTATCTTTATACTGATTTACTTCAAGGCCGCCCCATGGTTGATTGCATGCGAGCTGTCGATGGTTTAGATATTAAACCGCGTGGCAGAAAGCGCAAGGTGACGTACAAAGAAGAGCCAGACAGCCAGAGTGGCAAGGAGGCCGCTTCGACAAGTTCTCAagagcttcctcctcttccccgGCCTTCTGTACCCTCGAGACATGTACCGATCCTACCACGCCCTTCGTCGACTGAATCTCGCGAGTCTCCCTCGTCTCAGCCAACCGCGCCGCtgccgaagaggaagagaggtcGCCCATTATATGCAGGTAGGGAGGCAGCTGGTCACCAGCCCGCTATTCTACGACACATCGCACCAAAGCCTTCCGAGGAGCCACGACGAGAGCAACCCAGACAGTTGCAACCGGCAAACGGCCCTGCCCCTCGCGCAATTCTCCCCAAAGTATATCGCGAAGTTCCCCATCAAGGGGCTGTTCCACCCTCAAGCCAAGTCCCTCATGTCCAACAGCCAAATGTCGGGCCAGCCGCAACATCTTACTATCCTCCTATTTCTACCAACCCACGCCCAGCTGTGGCTCGTCGAAATGCGCGAAGACAgctccttgggcttgaaAATGGCCTCCAGGTGAGCCAAGAAACATGTCCACGCTTTCGAATGAAACTAATACCTTCAGGGCCCCATGATCCAGAGATTGGCAGAGCCCTCACCTCTTCGACCTCGATCCCTTAGTGGGGTGCAGCGAGTCACTGACGAAGATGTCTCACCGGGGTTCAGACTTCAGCCCAGAGGCGACGACCGTGCCACTGCTGGGAAGTCTCGTCGATCTCGGGCATCGTCAGAGAGGGCGAGTTCGAAATAGGGAAACAGCTACGAAATGAGATTACGACGAATACCTGAGACCAGGTTGTCTCACCTACCCCTAAGTTCTAGATGGACTACACGGCTTTGCTTCTATACTTCTTTACATGGACTAGCTGGCTAGCCACGTTTTTATAGTACCGGCTTCATTGCCGCAGTGCTGTATTTGGGACTACGATAGAGGATTATTGCTGTTATACTTTGTAAGAACATTGCGAGGGAGAATGCCGCGTTAGGCATTAGAGAGCGCGGTTATGGAAGAGGATGTGCTCATGTCTCCAAAGCTAGACATGACCCTTTAGAGACTGTACGAATATGTAATGATTTCTTTTAAACTATGCATTGAATTCTCTACTGCTGGAATATTGTCGTCATGGAATCTATTGTTAATTCTCAAGCGATAAGATGAGCCAATCGAGGAAGCAAAGCCACAGGAACAAAGACATAATCACAAGGGCAGATAAAAGGCAGCACGCTTTAGCCAATTTGTATTAAACTCCTTTGTCTTTAGCCATAAATCATCCCATCAAGCTTTTTTCAACACAACGCACGCACACATCACCAAACATTCGCGGAATATAGATGCGACAGATACCGAGTCTCTAGCCCTCGGTCGAGTGATAACCCAATCTGGCTCCCCTGAGCCAGCCCTTGACTCCAATATGTATATGCGACCGTGATCATTATATTGCCTTGCAGCTTGTCATTTACTCCTTGGCAATCTTCTCAACAGTGTCGAGGAGAATGTCGGCGTGCTTCTGCTGGAAGATGAGCATGGGGCGCAGGCGGATAGCATCAGTACCGCTGCCACCGATGTTGACACCGAgggccttggacttggcgaGGAACTGATCCCGCTTAGGGTTGTCAAAGGCAATGAAGGTGCCCTGGCCCTTGCCACGGAGGTTCTGGAACTGGCCAGGATACTTGCGGGAAAGACCCTCAAGCTCGCCGTAGAGGTAGTCACCAACGCGAGCGGTGTGGTTGACGAGGTCGAGTCGGTTGATCTCGTCGACAATGGCCTTGAAGAGGATGGCTCGCGAAGGATCACCCATCCAGGTGTTGAACTGACGGTAAGGCTTGTTGGGACGGATGGCGGCATCACCATAGTAGAAACCGGCAGCCTGAGCCTTCTTGGAGAAGGTCACGATATCAGGAGGGGTCTCGAGGTTCCAGTGCTCATGAGCCCAGAACTTGCCGGTGGCACCGACACCGGTCTGAACCTCGTCCACGATCAAGAGGATGTTGTGCTTCTTGGTCAGGGCGCGAAGCTTCCGGAAGAAGTCGGGCGAGGCGTGGTTGTCACCACCCTCACTCTGAACGGGCTCGACAACAACGGCACAAGGAGGCAGACGGTAGTTCTTGATAAGGTGCTCGACCTCGTCAAGACTGGCCTGCTCAATCTTGCGGTTCTCCTCGACGTTGTCCTCTAGAGGATACTTGAGCTTGGGGAAGGTGGCCTGGGGCCAGTCAAAGGCGGGAATGTCGATCTTGTGAACGGCCTTGGAGCGGGTAGTCGAGAGCGAACCGAACAAGCGGCCGTGGAAGCCAGTCTTGAAAGAGAGGATAGAGAGCTCGGGGGCACCAGGGGCCTGGTTGAGCATGGCACTCTCCAGCTCTTGCTGAGTGAACTCAACATCGGGGCCACCGCGCTCCTGCTGTCGGCGGTACATGAAGGCGGCCTTGTAGGCTGTCTCGTTGGCGTCGGAACCAGTCATGGCTGTGAAGACATGGTCCAGGCCGCGAGGAGCAACGGTGAGGAGACTGGACTTGAGAAGATCGGCCCAGTCATGCGAAGGGAAAGCGCCGAGGGCGGGACGGTTCACAATGGCGCTGACCATCTCGGGGCTGGAAGCAGCCTTGATGAGGGCGGGGTTGTTGTAACcgatggcgatggaggcAATCTGAGCGAAGCTTTGTGCGTGTTAGTCTCATTGTTCAATGCCAATTGGTCGTCAAACGCAATAGGGAGCTCTTACACGTCGAGAAGTACGTTGCCGTCAGGGTCAGCAATGTAGTTACCCTTGCTCTTGGTGTAGTCGGCAAGCATGTTCATGCTGCGGGTATCAAAGACCTGAGTGAGCTCCTCAATGTgctgcttggtcttggggcCGGGAATGGCAGTCTTGACGGTGGGAGCCTCGGGCTCGCCAGGGAATAGGGACTTctcggaggcggcggcagccaTTCGCATGTTTCGCGAGGTAGCAAAAGAGCGGCGGGCAGCGACGCGGGAGGCGGAGAGGGCAGCGGGCCGGGCGGCCACGCCAGCGCGGAGGGCCGACATGACGATGATGTTTGACTGTTTGGAGGGGGCTTGGATGGATAGAGCGGTTCGAGAGTGTTGAAGGTGAGGATTGGTCTACTACAAGGAAGAGGCGGGCTGTTAGCAACTTGTGGCAGACTTGAGATCCATAGTAAAGAGGGAAGGTGTCGTCATGATAGGCCAACATTGGATCACCAAGGTACAGAGAGAAGAGTAAAGTATAACAAAGCAAGAGAGGAGCAGAGGATAACTTACTTGAACTGACGCTCTTGCTGCCCCTTGAAGCACAAACTCAATGATAGGTATCGTGACAATTGGGAGGAAACGGACCAGGAGGGAGACTGACTGGCCCTTTTATATCATGCCCAGCCCTGGAATCACCTCCCGCCCCCTCCAGATGTCTCCCCCCCTCCCGTCCCCCAAAAGATCCATCCAGTCATGACTTCTTCCCGCCTCGTCTCGAGACCTGGCGTTAGCGGCTGCCAGAAGCGAAACTAAAACCAACGTCTCCCCGCAATCGCTCCAGCCTGCGACTTGACCGAGCGGAGCGGGAGGGTTGGGTTGGGTAGCCAAaggaggatggaggagggagactcgatgggatgggaggaAACAGGAAAGAGAGGGGTGAGGTTAGCAAGTTGCCTCTAGAGGAAAGTACCTTGGCTCAGCTACCAGTGAGCTCCCACCTTTTCCTCGGCCTCCACCTCGATTCTTTTTGGATTCTACACCCAAACCATCTCCAACGTCCCGAAAAGAATTCAAGCCATCCCAAAGCATTGCCGAACCAGCTTTGAAACTGCAACAGTTGTTCTACTCGAGTCCCTTTGCAAACTCAATTGACTTTCCCTATGTCAACATCAAGGCGCCCTGTGATAACAACCCCCCCTGCCACCTTATCCACCCCAGCTAGATCTCGATAGGCAAGGCAAACCACAGTACCAAGCACACCGTGCATCCGATACGTACCGGCATCGTCATTCGCCCTGCTCTCCATTTCATGCCAGATTCGAACGAAACCCGTGAGGCCCGTGAACCTGCCCTCATGGCTCAATCTGCCGATGCAGCTGGCCAATCATTCCCTCCAGCACTCAAAAAGATGTGGTAATTAGCCCTCCCCTCCACTTGGGAATTTGGGGAATTCTCGTTAGAGAAGCTCTCACGGGTTGGCCTTCCTGTTTGTGGGACGCGCTATCGCATGGGACTTTCACGTTGTCAAGGCGCGGGGTATCTCCATATCAACGATGGGGTACTCTACCGAGCTTGAACgccgttttttttttattacgtGGAAAACACCCTCTTGCTACACTGGCCTACTAGCCGAAATTTCCCATCCTGGCGATTCACCGAGCTTCACCACCCGCGAACTCGCCCTCTTTGGTAGGTTAGTTATCCTCACTCAGCAGGGATTGTTCTGGACCCAGATGCGCCGTGTCCCCGTTGGAGCCTCACACCCCACGAACTGGTCCGGTGGCCGTCATTCACAACCCCCGGGCCGGTTCCGGTCCCGGAGCCGTCCACCATTATCGGCTGCAAGAGTTCCTCGGGGGGCGTTGACGTGCTGTAATGTGTGTAGTATCTACGGAGATCGGCAACTTGATAAGCCCATCGATTCCAATAATTAGCATGCAAGGTACGTAGCGTAGCGTAGCACATCAGGGCGGTCCAGAAGCCTCCCCGTTTCGGCAGGTCGAGGGAGATGGGGGGCGGGGGGGCCGTGGAGTTCATGTCTGAGGTGGCTAGCCGTCTCACTTGACCTGACATACTGGACTAGTTAGTATACAAAGATTGCTTCGTTCGCTCCTTCGTGAGCAAGGCCAGCCATGCACCCATGGATGCTTTCGTCGTTTCTCGTCTGTTGACTGGAGCAACCTGATTCCAAGCGAGACCACACCGATGCCGATATCAGTCACTGGCCTGGTCACGCCCCATCCCGTGCCGGACAATGATATCCAGGAAAGTCAACAGTTAATCATCTCGAATAATCAGTAAAAAGCAAAGTTCAACCTGCTAATGATGCTTCTGGGACAAATTCAAACGACAACGCCATCGCCAATGTTGATGCCAATGCAATGCAATGCCAATAGTACCCGAGGAAACTCGCGCccaaccatcatcatcttctccttcatctctccAAGGTCCAAGCCTGAGCTCGGTTCTGGTAGAATCTCATAATTACCAAGAGGGCGATACCCAAATCCTTCGTGTCTCCATCTTTACAATACCGCTGATGCTCCAACAGAGGGTTCGTTACTCGCTCCCATGCTCGCGCATATACCTGACAAAAGTCTTCTTGTGGGTCTGTGATTTCTTGTCAGCCTCCATTGCATGATCATGACTACTGAGTACCGCTCATAGCGTAAGACCTACCATTCCGGCGTATTTGCCGTCTTTCAGAACACATATGTATCGAAGACCCAACTTGGAGAACAATTCGTAAACCAAATCCATCGGCGACTTAATATCGAGCGCAACCGGTGCCTTCCAGTCATGTTAGCAGCAGTCAAGTGAAACCGAACAGAAGAGGACTCACGGGATCAATGTATGGCGTAAAGTCAGTCGGATCGAACACGTCGTTGTCCTCGTCAATGCTGGGAATCCGGTCCATCAAGCAAAGATCCGTGCTTTCTTCCACCAGCTGATCCAGCGCATATCCTAGATCGGGAACAGGAATCAAGCCCACCAGGATACCATGTCGCACGATAGGCAAGCCTCCATCAAGCTCACCAGCTCGGTGCAGAAGCTCGAGCTTGACTCGCAGGCTGGTTGCAGGCACCAAAGGCGAGTTGGTAATGTCGATGAGACGCTCTCGTCGAATCCGTGGAACAATGTCTGCGAGATCTTCCGTGAAAATCGGCTTGTGCTTGTTATCAAGGAATGGGTACGAGTTCATGCTCGTGAGGAGGTCCTATCACAGTCAGTCACTACACCGACCCACACGCTCGGGAATCAAGACTTACATAGATACTGTTGGGCTCGATGGCATCTGCCGTCCACTTGGCCACAAGAATGGCAAGTGAGAATGGCAGCACATAGTCGAGGCTACCGGTGAGCTCGAACAGAATGACAGCCAGTGTCACAGACAATCTCGTTACGCCGCACATTGTAGCACCGGCCGCAATGAGACCATACACACCAGGCTGGATGCAAGATCCGTCCTGACTGAATGCACAATCGCCCCAGACACCCCAATCAGGGACTCGGAGCACAGTCCATTGCACAATGTGACCAACAATTCTGCCCATCAAGCCTCCCACAACCATGGATGGGACATAGATTCCAGCAGGTACTTTCTAAAACGCGTGTTAGAGAGATCTTGAGCTGCCTGGTCGATGCAAAGACTTACGATTCCAAAAGTGATAACTGTCAAGAATCCTTTGATCAAGAGCGCCACAAACAGGTGAAGAAGGATAGGGGGGATATCATCGATGGACTTGGGGCACAGAGTTTGCTCTTCCCAGTCAATGTCTGACCCATCGCATGGCGAGGCAAGGTtcaggagaagctcggcgACAGGGAGCCTCGTCAGGGCATTCCAGTAGCTCATCAGACCTGTCACCAAGGCCACGAGAAACACTTCAAGGAGTGGGAACTTCTTGATCACCTTGATTCGTCGGAAGGTCTGAGCCCAGTACTTGGAGGCCTTGATGAAGAAGGCTCCGACGGCGCCGCCAATGATTCCTACAAAGATGAAGCTGACAAGCTCGAAATATTCCCAGTCAACGAGGTACCGCACTTCGAACAGAACGATCTTGTGGGTGCCGTATGGGTTGAGGAATTTGAGTGACAAGGCTGCGACGATGCAGCAGAAGAATGTCCTGAACAGCGTCTTGGCCGGGAAAAAGTACGATACTTCTTCCAGGCCGAAGAGAACTCCTCCCAGGGGAGCACCAAAAGCCACAGCGACACCGGCAGCTGCAGCGGCCGAAATGACCTCGCGTCGCTTGCCGTCGTTCCGGTCGTATTTTGAAAAGATACGACAAAGAATGTTGCCCACACAAGCAGCCATGTGGACGTATGGGCCCTCCTTTCCAAGACTCATCCCTGATGCAACACTAAGGATCAAGGCAACCATCTTGATAAAGAGAGTCCTGACACCGAGGAACCCGTGAAGAACGAAACCGCTCAGAATGACACGGACTTCAGCCACTCCACTTCCCGCCGCAGAATAGTAAATCATGGGCGGATTTTCCGGCTTCGAGTCGGCAACTTGTCGAGGAGTCGAAGATTCGCTGCCGGCGGGTTCGTCGTAGGTCTGCTGTGGATTATCGGCAGCGAGGTTCTCGTCGAGAGTCGTTAGGTGGTAGGCCGAAGGCACCACCGTCTTGGTCCAGAGAGTGATCCAGCAcgcaagaagcgcaagaatGAGAACAAACACCATGTagatgatgaagctgctCCAGATGTCTCCAAAAGGATAGCTCAGGGTGTAAGACCAGGTTGTCCAATCTTCACAGGCACCATCCGGGCAGCACCTCTGAATCTCAAGTTAGCCTAGTCGGTCTCGAAGCAAGCTGGTGTTCCTCATAGGATCAAACACCAGGTTAATACATACCTGCCTGTTGAAATACCAGGCTCGAGAACAATAGCCATCCTTGAAGTCAAACACGGATGATTCGGCAACATCAACCGTGTAAGCCATCAAGGCGACAATAAAGCCGCTCAGAGCGCTCAGGATCCAGCCTTGGGCACCGTCGAATATGATGCGAACCCGACCCCAAACATCCTTTCGACTTCGCAGCTGCTTGACACGATATGAATCGGCAATGGCGTCGTGGACCCAGTCGGTACTGGTGAATTGATCGTACCACACACGCTCGTCGGGGAAAATAGTGCCTTTTGACTCGGCCATGGAGGACTCGTGACGATCTGAAAGGGCGTGTATTATTCTCGAGCCCCATGAAGGGTGTCGGCTGTGATGTCGTGAACCATGATATCCACCTAGAATAGAAAGACGGTCAGTCAAGTTCAGTACCAGTGACATGGTGTTTCTGCGAACCTGTGTAGCTCTGATCTCTGGAGAGAGACGGATTTTGGCCCCGGCTCGAGCTTGGTCCTGCGATGCGAATTCGTGATCTCGAGGTTGTGAGAAGTGGTGATCGTTCGTCCGGCTCGCCCATAGATTGATTCCGACTCAAAGGATGCGGTCGTCGAACAGATCGTGGAGAAGGCGGCTGAGAACCTTCACTCCCACGTTCTGCCATGATGGCGAGAAAGGGACCAAGTTGGAGGGCGCCCGCGGTGGTAAGCCTAAATTATCGTCGAAGATGGGATCCAGAAAAACAAAGCCCAACACAACAGCACCACCGACGGATCAATAAAAGAGAGAAACCagaacaagaaagaaaaatCCGAGAGAAGGGGCAAAGTCTGATCCAAGCCTTTCCTTTCGACGCCCGCCAGTGTCTTGCTGGGGTCTCGATGGTTCGTCAGTTGGCACACCGTCACCGTCAGGGTCCAGGTGACCTTGAATGGGCGTGTGCGCGTGGAGGCGCCAAGCGTGGCTCGGTATCGGGATCGCGGGGAGAATCGCAGGATGGAGGGAGAGACGGGGAGATCGGCGAAGAAAAGAGTGCGAAGTTGTATGTATTGTTGTTGAATAAATAGGTACACCAAAAGTGTCGTCGACGAAGGTTTGTAACGGTTCTGTGCCCGTCTGTAGATGGCAACCTTCTCGGGGATGATTCGGCCGAGTTGAGTTTATCGAGAGCCACAGGGTTCAGGAGGACAGCTCTAAGACCGTGGTCTTGGGCCTTTTGAACGGTCCTCTTCTAGGTAAGGTATACAACGCGAGATCTCGGTTGCCCGTCTGTCGCACCTTGTAGGGCAAAAGAGGTCTCTCAGACACTCTTcaacgaggtcgaggagggagaggaacGCCGATGAAGAATTCAAAGGGAGATGTGATGAAGCAAAGTAGAAAGACAAGGGAATGAATGGCAGGTATGAAACCAacccccatgcccatgcccatgtcATGGCTTCAAAGTACATCGGCCTCCTGCAGACCTTCGCTGGGCTCAAAAGTACCTCGGGTGCCAAATCTGGGGGTATTTCGTCATTGCCCAGCACGCTCTTTGGCTGGGAGCCAATTGACGGCTCCTCCACTGTAATTTTGGCGCTTGATGCGCCGTTGCAGCTGAGGTCGCAAATCCTCCACTCTCGGGAATGGTTATCGGGCAAGCTCCGACCAGAGAGGAAGGTTCTCAACCGTTCAATCCACTGCAAGGCACACATCCATACGCACCACGTTTTTTTTCCTTGTGCGACAATTGACGTAGTGTTGACAGATCTTCAATTCTTGACTCAGTCTTGACTCTCTTCCCGGGTTGAGACCGCATGTCTTGGTTGATAACACCGCGCCGACTCGAATCCCCAATCTCCACTGAAATAAGGCGATCTGACGTCAAATGCCTCTGCTCTCCCATGACTCGcgatcttgttcttgataAGCGCACCTACACGCGTCCCTGGTCTTGTGTAGCGTTTTGGGCGGGATGGGGTCAGACAGAAGTCAGAAGGGACGACGGGTGGCGTCCAATTCAAGGTATACCATGTAAGACATCGTACTTCATAGGTAGGGAATACATTGCCTCATCTTCAACGACGGCTCTCGCTCCATTACATTTGCCCAAGGTGAGCGGGGCGCTGCGTATGTACAGTTGACTCTCTCTCTCCGAGACATCGCCGCACGGTTAGGGGTCATCTGAGCTCTGACTCCTCCGCTCTCGGTTAGGTGGAGGCTTGTCCCTGGAACGCGGGTATCACGTGCCACATTTCCTGCCGCAAGTTGTGGCTGATGCAAGACAGGGACATCGTGGCTAGTGATGCTAACCTTATCTTATCGTGAGACTAAAAATTTCCAAACGGAAAAAGTGCTGCGACGACTGCGACGGCGGCTGAATTGGTCGAAACCGGAGCATCAATTTCTTTCTTATCCCTCAACCTCTTGACCAAAGTTGCCTTTTGTAGGCGTTTCGCCACaatggccaagaagagaaagtCGAGACAAAGCGATGCGCCCTCTGGGCCCAAGGAGCTTGACGCTGCCGATGCGCGCCTTGGTCCTATCACCACCTTCGAAGATGTTGCCGACTCCGAGGACGAATACTTCATGAACCGAGATCAGATTCTGCTGGAGGATGGACCCAACTCGAAGCGCCGAAGAAAAcaagacgatgacgaagacaTTGAGTTGTCCGACGAGGAGATCTTAGGCTATGAGGACtcggaagacgacgacgatgagcgACCACGCAAAACCAAGGGGTCTGCCTCCAAGGGCGCGGCctctgaggaagaagaagaagagggaagccaagatggagaagagggagactCTGGTTGGTGGGGCTCTTCGAAAAACGAATACTACAATGCCGACAACATCGAGACCGAGGCCGACgccctcgaggaagaggtcGAGGCTAAGCGACTtcagcagaagaagctctccaagatggccgaggaggacttTATCTTCGATGGCGACGAATGGCTAGCTGAGGGCGCAGAAGCAGATGGCGGCGAAGAAACTGTCACTGAAGTCctcaaggaggtcgaggttaCGGATGACATGGGCCCCGAGGAGCGATATACCCTGCTCAAGAACCGCTACCCCGAGTTCGAACATCTCGTCAAGGAGTTCCAAACGCTTCAACCTGCGTTGTTGGAGCTTCAAAAGGCAGCTCAGGGTTTGTCAGGGCAATCGCTCGAGGCAATCAAATACTGGGTTCTCGGGTGCTATGTCGCCGCTCTGGCCAGCTATTTTGCCATCTTGACATCCCCAGCAAGGGATGCCTCCAAGGCGCAGAAAACACTGGACCCTGCAGAGCTACGGGACCACGAGGTCATGGAGACGCTGATCAGCTGCCGCGAGGCTTGGCAGAGAGTCAAGGACATGAAGTCCACCAAGACTATCGAGGACGATGTCATTTCAGAAATCGCTGAGGAAGGTTTCTTGCAGA contains the following coding sequences:
- a CDS encoding 4-aminobutyrate aminotransferase; amino-acid sequence: MSALRAGVAARPAALSASRVAARRSFATSRNMRMAAAASEKSLFPGEPEAPTVKTAIPGPKTKQHIEELTQVFDTRSMNMLADYTKSKGNYIADPDGNVLLDVFAQIASIAIGYNNPALIKAASSPEMVSAIVNRPALGAFPSHDWADLLKSSLLTVAPRGLDHVFTAMTGSDANETAYKAAFMYRRQQERGGPDVEFTQQELESAMLNQAPGAPELSILSFKTGFHGRLFGSLSTTRSKAVHKIDIPAFDWPQATFPKLKYPLEDNVEENRKIEQASLDEVEHLIKNYRLPPCAVVVEPVQSEGGDNHASPDFFRKLRALTKKHNILLIVDEVQTGVGATGKFWAHEHWNLETPPDIVTFSKKAQAAGFYYGDAAIRPNKPYRQFNTWMGDPSRAILFKAIVDEINRLDLVNHTARVGDYLYGELEGLSRKYPGQFQNLRGKGQGTFIAFDNPKRDQFLAKSKALGVNIGGSGTDAIRLRPMLIFQQKHADILLDTVEKIAKE
- a CDS encoding Sas10 domain-containing protein; its protein translation is MAKKRKSRQSDAPSGPKELDAADARLGPITTFEDVADSEDEYFMNRDQILLEDGPNSKRRRKQDDDEDIELSDEEILGYEDSEDDDDERPRKTKGSASKGAASEEEEEEGSQDGEEGDSGWWGSSKNEYYNADNIETEADALEEEVEAKRLQQKKLSKMAEEDFIFDGDEWLAEGAEADGGEETVTEVLKEVEVTDDMGPEERYTLLKNRYPEFEHLVKEFQTLQPALLELQKAAQGLSGQSLEAIKYWVLGCYVAALASYFAILTSPARDASKAQKTLDPAELRDHEVMETLISCREAWQRVKDMKSTKTIEDDVISEIAEEGFLQSINDEATKKPKKSKKTSKQEKAAAEKLAKKLEKAKAGEAAVADLYDLPLPGKKSKKQKKAEVEDKNDDNSDFGEEDALDERTAADKAARKKSLKFYTSQIVQKANKRAGAGRDAGGDMDIPHRERLRDRQARLNAEAEKRGQKNSKIGADLDDNSDDEDATTAKAVRDDEDEYYDMVAHKSKKNKEEKAERYAAYAAASKADRVVETEEIGEDGKRKITYAIEKNKGLAPKRSKDVRNPRVKKRKQYEAKQKKLKSMKPIWQGGEPKGGYQGELSGINTAVIKSTRL